In Archocentrus centrarchus isolate MPI-CPG fArcCen1 chromosome 21, fArcCen1, whole genome shotgun sequence, the following are encoded in one genomic region:
- the LOC115800663 gene encoding LOW QUALITY PROTEIN: TSC22 domain family protein 1-like (The sequence of the model RefSeq protein was modified relative to this genomic sequence to represent the inferred CDS: inserted 10 bases in 10 codons; deleted 8 bases in 6 codons) — MHHPDPAGDSGSVRKMAHPAVFHRRGSNTAAEAAPRCQHRQTPVVLNSHVPADDYPPSLLIQPPAGSSSPGPHHPPPPHSLNLLSQPTQSTGAQMKKKSGFQITSVTPAQVSVSTNNSIAEDTESYDDLDESHTEDLSSSEILDVSLSRANDVVGAERSSSEETLNNFHEVETPGAVSPNQPSHPHTLSQAQKQHGGAMVNGTIHNQHPSHPNHAQVYPLSSGPGSAPLALTSGALPCVTQXMPSNVGGPQESVSQAAPSSIATQPTGIAVPGSISGMHSSAAGTTVSVVNPQTSSVSNVNMLSSANVPVRGGISTSASTSSGGYXLNVMSSSGGSGGGGAAAPAGSNLMGTTSMIQQHQNLNSSIAMTASTTVAAVAVSASGGVGVPSGNHGXVGSAVQQPASAPVTAATTAPVSSAPPAPVVATTTTSSRFRVVKLDSSSEPFKKGRWTCTEFYDKETPAPAPPSSSDTGSHSIRQXVSESFAGGSEKESTSGSSVSHYIESVCSGDAGGPQHAQDYTSAPQGFQGILPSGLSMGVSHTQPXQHDKTTLAPSAPTNIHQPAPMPSHQTTTGLSAVXQQQLTYAQAVANQPPVGVQQQKLAYATLPQQSVATPQAPTMSMRPPEYTPVSKGIPHSAAASQPLSNQAGSTSAGIANGSSHMMGGPQQPHSLQSTSSNMPSHVGVAGVGQQPQSHPSHLDCQQQKPQSLPTQIQNQGLSTQLPATVHQSQVSAPSVPPPNLQSDHQAQAQPQAHNTGNTAQMPPQGVPHSQPSSVGLTHDHSSXQALAHAAQASALYASLPSFTTTQLQDAQRLLXQHQSALLGLPKLSGGRLSGSNTSHGQETEGXAATASALTAPXGVKTVDGEEGWHTFTSPGSLIPALQNVYTMPSTNIIVQGDSCLTSSVILSITTGKRSGSEQIPDVIPPPP, encoded by the exons ATGCATCATCCGGACCCTGCAGGAGACTCTGGCAGTGTTAGAAAGATGGCGCACCCGGCTGTCTTTCACAGAAGGGGGAGCAACACGGCAGCGGAAGCGGCCCCACGCTGTCAGCACCGGCAAACCCCGGTGGTCCTTAACAGCCACGTCCCAGCCGATGACTACCCACCCTCCCTGTTGATTCAGCCTCCTGCTGGCTCATCCTCCCCCGGTCCccaccatcctcctcctccccacaGCCTGAATCTGCTCTCCCAGCCCACACAGTCCACTGGAGCTCAGATGAAAAAGAAGAGC GGTTTCCAGATCACAAGTGTGACTCCAGCGCAGGTATCTGTTAGCACTAATAACAGCATCGCAGAGGATACGGAGAGCTACGACGACCTGGATGAGTCCCACACGGAGGATCTGTCATCTTCTGAGATTCTGGATGTGTCCCTCTCTCGAGCTAACGATGTAGTTGGAGCGGAGAGAAGCTCCTCAGAGGAGACATTGAATAATTTCCATGAAGTGGAGACCCCAGGAGCTGTCTCTCCAAACCAGCCTTCACACCCCCATACCCTGAGCCAGGCACAGAAGCAGCATGGTGGAGCCATGGTGAATGGGACTATACACAATCAACATCCTTCTCATCCTAACCATGCCCAGGTCTACCCTCTGTCCTCTGGGCCCGGGAGTGCCCCATTGGCGCTCACCTCTGGAGCTTTACCATGTGTCACCC AAATGCCTTCTAATGTGGGCGGCCCTCAAGAAAGTGTTTCCCAGGCTGCTCCTTCAAGTATCGCCACTCAGCCTACAGGGATTGCGGTCCCAGGATCTATCTCTGGAATGCACAGCTCTGCTGCAGGCACTACAGTTAGCGTAGTT AATCCCCAGACCAGCAGTGTTAGTAATGTGAATATGTTGAGCTCTGCCAATGTGCCTGTGAGAGGGGGGATCAGCACAAGTGCTAGTACTAGCAGTGGAGGCT CTCTCAATGTGATGAGCAGCAGTGGTGGGAGCGGTGGAGGAGgtgctgctgctccagctgggAGCAACCTTATGGGCACTACTAGCATGATTCAGCAACACCAAAACTTAAACTCCAGCATTGCTATG ACTGCTTCAActactgttgctgctgttgctgtgagtGCCTCTGGAGGTGTAGGGGTCCCCAGCGGGAACCATG GAGTTGGATCAGCTGTGCAGCAGCCTGCGAGTGCACCTGTTACAGCTGCGACTACagctcctgtatcatctgctccTCCGGCCCCTGTGGtggccaccaccaccacaagcTCTCGCTTCAGAGTGGTGAAGCTGGACTCTAGCTCTGAGCCCTTCAAGAAGGGCAGATGGACTTGCACTGAATTCTATGATAAGGAGACCCCAGCCCCTGCCCCCCCCTCTTCTTCTGATACTGGGTCCCACAGCATACGAC TTGTCTCTGAGAGCTTTGCTGGGGGGTCTGAGAAGGAAAGCACAAGTGGGAGTTCTGTGAGCCATTACATTGAGAGTGTTTGCAGTGGAGATGCTGGTGGACCACAGCATGCACAGGATTACACCTCTGCTCCTCAGGGCTTTCAAGGAATCCTCCCCAGTGGGTTAAGCATGGGAGTATCTCACACCCAAC AACAGCATGATAAAACTACTTTGGCCCCCTCAGCTCCTACAAACATTCATCAGCCTGCACCCATGCCGAGCCACCagaccaccactggactctctGCTG CCCAGCAGCAACTCACCTATGCCCAGGCAGTTGCTAATCAACCCCCAGTGGGAGTTCAGCAGCAGAAGTTGGCTTATGCCACCTTACCACAGCAATCAGTTGCTACCCCTCAAGCACCCACGATGTCAATGAGGCCACCTGAGTACACCCCAGTC AGCAAAGGTATCCCccattctgctgctgcttctcagcCTTTGTCCAACCAAGCTGGATCCACATCTGCTGGGATAGCTAATGGATCCTCCCATATGATGGGAGGTCCTCAGCAGCCCCACTCTCTTCAATCTACCAGCTCTAATATGCCCTCTCATGTTGGTGTAGCAGGTGTGGGCCAGCAGCCTCAGAGCCACCCAAGCCATTTGGATTGCCAGCAGCAAAAGCCACAGTCGCTCCCAACACAGATCCAAAACCAAGGGCTGAGCACCCAGCTGCCCGCTACGGTCCACCAGAGCCAGGTGTCTGCC CCAAGTGTACCTCCCCCTAACCTTCAGAGTGATCACCAGGCTCAGGCCCAACCCCAAGcccacaacactgggaatactGCTCAGATGCCCCCGCAGGGTGTTCCCCATAGCCAACCGTCTTCTGTCGGCTTGACCCATGACCACAGCA GCCAGGCCCTGGCTCACGCTGCCCAGGCCAGTGCCCTGTATGCCAGTCTGCCGAGCTTCACCACTACTCAGCTGCAGGATGCCCAGCGGCTGC CTCAGCATCAGTCGGCCTTGTTGGGGCTGCCCAAATTGTCTGGGGGGAGGCTG TCTGGATCCAACACTAGCCATGGTCAGGAAACTGAGG ACGCCGCCACCGCCAGTGCCTTAACAGCAC GCGGTGTCAAGACTGTAGATGGAGAGGAGGGATGG